In Stanieria sp. NIES-3757, the DNA window CAATTTTCCACGCTTTGATCCGTAAAAATTATGGCTGTACTCATTTTATTGTTGGTCGTGACCATGCAGGAGTAGGCGACTATTATGGAACTTACGATGCTCAATATATTTTTGACGAATTTAAACCAGAAGAATTGGGTATTGTTCCGTTAAAATTTGAACACGCTTTTTACTGTACTCGTACCGACCAAATGGCAACTTCTAAAACTAGTCCTAGCAGTAAAGAAGAGCGAATTCATTTATCGGGGACTAAAGTAAGAGAAATGCTACGTCGAGGAGAATTACCACCTCCACAGTTTTCTCGTCCTAAAGTAGCTGCTGAGTTAGCTAGAGCAATGCAGATTGATTCTTAAGAGTTTTAGATAAAAATTTTTAATTGGTTACGGGTAGACAGTACTTGACTGGGGAACTCCAGTGAACGCAGCGCGTGAGGGATGGCGAACCGAGTTCGCCATATCCAACCACGTAAGACAAGCTCTGCCGTTCAACGGCAGAGTACCTTTCACTTTTACTTGTAACCTTTTTTACTATTAACCGACAATTGACAGTTATTCCTGGTAGGCTGATAGCTGAGATTCTGAAAGCTTATGGCTGATATGAAACTAAATCGGCGAACTTTGTTGCAACGGGCAGGATTAGCTCTGCTAAGTTTGGGAATAGGAGAAACAGGAATTGGTTTAGTCCCTAGAATTAAATCTTATGGACAGGCTTTAGCACAAACAACCAATCGCAAATTAGCTCTTTTGGTTGGGGTTAACGACTATTCTCAGCATCAGCTTGATGGTTGTGTGACCGATGTAGAACTACAACAGGAACTACTGATTAATCGCTTTGGTTTTAATGCCAAAGATATTGTGACTTTAACGAATCAACAAGCTACAAGAGAAAATATTGAAACTGCTTTTATAGAGCATCTTAGAGAGCAAGCACAACCAGAAGATGTAGTGGTGTTTCACTTTAGTGGTTATGGTAGTCAAGTCAAAATGCTTTCTTCTGATATCGTTACTAATCAAGCAGGAGAAACGGTAGCAAATTATCAGTTAGTTAATAGTTTGTTACCGATAGATGGAATTGTACCTACCAAAGGAACACCAGTAGGGAATGATTTACTTCAAGAAACTTTAATTTGGTTAGCGCGATCGCTCCCGACTGAAAAAGTTACTATGGTATTAGATACCAGTTTCAAAACTAGTAAACAATCACTGAAGGGGAATTTAAGAATTCGTTCTTTTTCGGAAATTGCCGAACGTCCTAGTCCTGAAGAAATAGCTTTTCGCGAACAATTACAAATTAAGCTAGCAGGTAAAAAAAGCAAATCAGTTAATCCTGGAATTATTTTAACTGCTGCTAGCCAAGAGCAAATCGCAGTCGAAAAACGCTGGAATAATTTTAGTGCAGGTTTATTTACTTATGCCTTAACTCAGTATCTTTGGGAAGTTACCGCTCCTAATCGGGTACAGGTGACATTAGAAAGAATTACAGAAACGGTTAAGGATGTGATGGGGAATCAACAACAACCCACAATTCTTGGTCAATCTCAACCTTTATTTACTTATTATTTGATGCCAACTAGTTTGATTGGGGCAGAAGGAATTATTAAAAATATTGGGGATAATGGCTCAGTTTCTTTAAAATTGATGGGATTACCCACTAAAATAGTTGATTATTATGGGGTCACTTCTTGTTTGTTAGTGGGAAACTCCAACGACTCGACTTCATTTGATCAATTAACTATAGTGCAAATTCGTTCGCGTGATGGGTTAATGGCAAAAGCCCAAATTCTTCATCAAGGAGATGTTTTAAATAACATTAAAATAGGACAATTAGTTCAAGAATATATCCGAGTAATTCCTCGAAATGTCGGTTTAATAGTTGGTTTAGACCGTAGTTTAGAAAGAATCGAACGAGTTGATGCTACCAGTGCTTTTGCCAACATTGCTGTAGTCGATGGTGCAATCTCAGTAGGAGAACCAAATGTAGATTGTTTGTTTGGTAAGATTGAGCGTACTGTTTCTAAAACAGTTGCTACTAAATCCGATTCTAACCAAGGTGAAAGTGAAACAAGCACCACAACTTATTTTGGTTATGGTTTGTCTTCTGTGAGTGGTATCACAATTCCTCATACAGTGGGAGTAGCAAATGAAGCAGTTAAGTCAGCAGTGACTCGTTTAACCCCTCAGTTCAAAAATTTACTGGCTGTAAAATGGCTAGAATTAACTTTTAATCAAACATCTTCCCGTTTACCTGTCGGAATTTTTCTGGAATCAATTGACAAGAATAATACCTCTCTAATTCTACAAAGATCTACCCGTGCAGCTAAATTACTCAATCAACTTGCTTCTCAAGATTTATCTTTAAATTCAACTAATTTTCCTACGATTAATAGTGGTTCTTCACTACGACTACAACTGAATAATTATACCGATCGCACTCTTTATGGTATCGTTTTGGGCATTGATGCTGAC includes these proteins:
- a CDS encoding peptidase C14 caspase catalytic subunit p20 encodes the protein MADMKLNRRTLLQRAGLALLSLGIGETGIGLVPRIKSYGQALAQTTNRKLALLVGVNDYSQHQLDGCVTDVELQQELLINRFGFNAKDIVTLTNQQATRENIETAFIEHLREQAQPEDVVVFHFSGYGSQVKMLSSDIVTNQAGETVANYQLVNSLLPIDGIVPTKGTPVGNDLLQETLIWLARSLPTEKVTMVLDTSFKTSKQSLKGNLRIRSFSEIAERPSPEEIAFREQLQIKLAGKKSKSVNPGIILTAASQEQIAVEKRWNNFSAGLFTYALTQYLWEVTAPNRVQVTLERITETVKDVMGNQQQPTILGQSQPLFTYYLMPTSLIGAEGIIKNIGDNGSVSLKLMGLPTKIVDYYGVTSCLLVGNSNDSTSFDQLTIVQIRSRDGLMAKAQILHQGDVLNNIKIGQLVQEYIRVIPRNVGLIVGLDRSLERIERVDATSAFANIAVVDGAISVGEPNVDCLFGKIERTVSKTVATKSDSNQGESETSTTTYFGYGLSSVSGITIPHTVGVANEAVKSAVTRLTPQFKNLLAVKWLELTFNQTSSRLPVGIFLESIDKNNTSLILQRSTRAAKLLNQLASQDLSLNSTNFPTINSGSSLRLQLNNYTDRTLYGIVLGIDADRNLFVLYPPQYNSKEEQFKLQDIAIAPSQKLNLPETQDAWQWKIAGSSGMVSLYGIFSTLPFKQTLAAISAPPNLKFESEAILNLANALEVTKALMEDLHLASQVDTEIIGFANDVYALDVNVWATLKMSWELVNN